A single window of Microplitis demolitor isolate Queensland-Clemson2020A chromosome 7, iyMicDemo2.1a, whole genome shotgun sequence DNA harbors:
- the LOC103576869 gene encoding bystin, producing MGKAKKVRVSKGDNIPKKVPLADQIEGDGIVKSKQRNKLRYRASDDEEFVDSKVSSKVINLTNKQRKEEEEGEDGESSSHRKFTPKLSLGINEDEEDEMPSDDEQVTGNEFYENIEINEADERALEMFMDRGRAPTRTLADIIMEKLDEKKTEIQTQLSDVGSVQMEEINPVVKSAFEGVKDILSKYRSGPLPKIFKFIPSLKNWEQILYITDPPGWTAAAMYQATRIFASNLKENMAQRFYNLVLLPRIRDDLAEYKRLNFHLYQAVRKALYKPRGFMKGFLLPLLESGDCTLREAIIIGSIIGKNSIPMYESSAALLKIAEMGYTGANSIFIRIFLDKKYALPYRVVDGVVFHFLRMERETRELPVLWHQSLLTFVQRYKSDISSEQKEALLELLKKQYHHTLTAEIRRELQHAKCRDVEGIEPMEA from the exons atgggaaAAGCGAAAAAAGTTCGAGTATCTAAAGGTGATAACATTCCTAAAAAAGTACCTCTAGCAGATCAAATAGAAGGAGATGGTATTGTTAAATCTAAACAACGTAATAAATTACGTTATCGTGCTAGTGATGATGAg gaaTTTGTTGATTCAAAAGTATCGAGTAAAGTCATTAATCTGACAAATAAACAACGtaaggaagaagaagaaggtgAAGATGGAGAAAGTTCATCACACAGAAAGTTTACTCCTAAGCTGAGTCTTGGAATTaatgaagatgaagaagatGAAATGCCAAGTGATGATGAACAAGTTACGGGAAATGAGTtctatgaaaatattgaaattaacgAAGCGGACGAAAGAGCCTTGGAAATGTTTATGGACCGTGGCCGAGCACCAACAAGAACACTCGCTGACATTATAATGGAAAAATTAGACGAGAAGAAAACAGAAATCCAGACCCAGTTATCTGACGTTGGTTCTGTGCAGATGGAAGAAATAAATCCGGTGGTAAAGTCAGCTTTTGAAGGAGTAAAAGATATTTTGTCCAAGTACAGAAGCGGTCCGcttccaaaaatatttaaattcataccGTCTTTAAAAAACTGGGAGCAAATTCTTTACATAACCGACCCGCCTGGCTGGACAGCTGCTGCTATGTACCAAGCAACGCGTATTTTTGCTTCTAATCTCAAAGAAAACATGGCCCAGAGATTTTACAATCTAGTTCTGCTTCCACGTATACGTGATGATTTAGCAGAATACAAACGATTGAACTTCCACTTGTATCAAGCGGTAAGGAAAGCTTTGTATAAACCCAGAGGGTTTATGAAAGGTTTCCTTCTCCCTTTACTCGAGTCAGGTGACTGTACTCTGAGAGAAGCCATTATCATTGGTTCAATAATTGGTAAAAATTCGATCCCCATGTACGAATCATCAGCAGCTTTGTTGAAAATTGCTGAAATGGGTTACACCGGAGCcaacagtatttttattaggatatttttggataaaaaataCGCACTACCTTATCGTGTTGTTGATGGTGTCGTTTTCCATTTCCtcag AATGGAAAGAGAAACACGAGAATTACCAGTCTTGTGGCATCAATCACTTCTGACATTTGTCCAGCGTTACAAAAGTGACATAAGTTCAGAACAGAAAGAAGCGTTACTGGAGTTGCTTAAAAAACAATACCATCATACATTGACAGCTGAAATACGACGTGAGTTACAGCACGCGAAATGCCGCGACGTCGAAGGCATAGAACCCATGGAGgcgtaa
- the LOC103576870 gene encoding DNA replication licensing factor Mcm7 gives MATKRLRDYTKDRDQLKTFFEEFVTIDDKSGDKCFKYREQLTKLAHREQVALTIDLDDIHEFDDELAEAIAQNTRRYVNLINELVQEILPDYKEHPVPPKDALDIYIEHRLLMEARNRHPGDQRDPRNRYAPELMRRFEVYFKNFDNAKQLSVRDIKASSIGKLVTVRGIVTRCTEVKPMMVCATYTCDQCGAETYQTIQSLSFRPLDMCESDDCKINKSGGRLYIQTKGSKFVKFQEIKIQEHSDQVPVGHIPRSLTVYCRGETTRHCLPGEHVIFTGIFLPIAKTGFNPSAGGALLSETFLEAHQVTTLTNLQTADDSSKQLTQEELESFTGDDFYTKLACSIAPEIYGLEDVKKALLLLLVGGTDKNKGDIKIRGNINICLMGDPGVAKSQLLGFITRLAPRSQYTTGRGSSGVGLTAAVLKDPLTGQMMLEGGALVLADQGVCCIDEFDKMADADRTAIHEVMEQQTISIAKAGIMTRLNARVSILAAANPAYGRYNPKRSIEQNIQLPAALLSRFDLLWLIQDRADRDNDLRLAQHITHVHRTGSQPVTETEALDMNLMRRYIALCKTIDPVINPDITDYIVDSYVEMRKEARNSHDKTFTSARNLLAVLRLSTALARLRLSTEVQKEDVAEANRLVEMSKYSINHSEVQNVNKGVSTANKIFQLIREIAGDSKTVKVSEILERCTNKGFNQHQVDDCIEEYEELNVWQVNQARTQITFL, from the exons atggcTACGAAACGTCTTCGTGATTATACTAAAGATAGAG atcAATTGAAAACATTCTTTGAGGAATTTGTAACAATCGATGATAAATCTGGTGATAAATGTTTCAAATATCGAGAGCAATTAACAAAATTGGCTCATCGTGAGCAAGTTGCTCTTACCATTGATCTAGATGACATTCATGAATTTGACGATGAGCTTGCAGAGGCTATTGCCCAAAATACTCGTAGatatgttaatttaataaatgaa cTTGTTCAAGAAATCTTGCCTGACTACAAAGAACATCCGGTACCTCCAAAAGACGCTCTAGATATTTACATCGAGCATCGTTTGCTTATGGAAGCAAGAAATAGACATCCAGGTGATCAAAGAGATCCCAGGAACAGATATGCGCCTGAATTAATGCGTagatt tgAGGTTTATTTCAAGAACTTTGACAACGCCAAGCAGCTTTCCGTGCGTGATATAAAGGCCAGCAGTATCGGAAAATTAGTAACTGTCCGCGGTATAGTAACAAGATGTACTGAAGTGAAGCCGATGATGGTATGCGCTACTTATACATGCGACCAATGTGGTGCCGAGACTTATCAGACAATCCAATCACTCAGTTTTCGACCTCTTGACATGTGCGAGAGTGACGACTGCAAGATAAATAAATCCGGTGGCCgattatatatacaaacaaaaggctcgaaatttgttaaattccAAGAGATTAAAATTCAAGAGCACAGTGATCAAGTTCCCGTTGGTCATATTCCAAGATCATTGACTGTTTATTGTCGTGGTGAGACAACACGACACTGTTTACCTGGTGAGCATGTTATTTTCACGGGTATATTTTTACCAATTGCCAAAACAGGTTTTAATCCAAGCGCCGGTGGTGCTCTGCTGAGTGAAACATTTTTAGAAGCCCATCAGGTCACAACGTTGACTAATTTACAGACTGCTGATGACAGTAGCAAACAATTGACCCAAGAAGAGCTGGAAAGTTTTACCGGTGATGATTTTTACACAAAACTTGCATGCTCTATTGCTCCGGAAATTTACGGACTGGAGGACGTAAAGAAGGCGCTGCTGCTGTTACTCGTTGGTGGAacggataaaaataaaggcGACATTAAGATTCGTGgtaacataaatatttgtttgatgGGTGATCCTGGAGTTGCTAAATCTCAATTATTGGGTTTCATAACTCGTCTTGCACCAAGATCGCAGTATACGACTGGTCGTGGATCATCGGGAGTTGGTTTGACAGCAGCTGTGCTCAAAGATCCGCTTACGGGGCAGATGATGTTGGAAGGAGGTGCGCTGGTACTTGCTGATCAAGGAGTATGTTGTATTGATGAGTTTGACAAAATGGCTGATGCAGACAGAACTGCAATACATGAAGTCATGGAACAACAGACAATATCAATTGCCAAAGCCGGTATAATGACACGTTTGAATGCGCGTGTATCAATATTAGCCGCCGCAAATCCAGCGTATGGTAGATATAATCCTAAGCGGAGTATTGAACAGAACATCCAACTTCCCGCGGCTTTGCTGTCACGTTTTGACCTTCTCTGGTTGATTCAGGATCGTGCGGACCGGGATAATGACCTTCGTTTAGCTCAGCACATCACTCATGTTCACCGTACAGGCTCTCAGCCTGTCACCGAGACCGAGGCACTGGACATGAATTTAATGAGAAGATACATCGCTCTCTGTAAAACAATTGACCCTGTTATCAACCCCGATATCACTGATTATATCGTCGATTCTTACGTTGAGATGCGCAAAGAAGCCAGAAACAGTCACGATAAAACTTTTACATCCGCAAGAAATCTTCTTGCTGTTCTTCGTCTGTCAACGGCGCTAGCCCGTCTGCGTCTGTCCACCGAGGTACAGAAAGAAGACGTCGCCGAAGCAAATCGTCTTGTTGAGATGTCCAAGTACTCTATCAATCATTCCGAAGTACAGAACGTCAATAAGGGTGTCAGTACTGCTAATAAAATATTCCAGCTGATCAGAGAAATCGCTGGCGACTCAAAGACTGTCAAAGTATCAGAGATTCTTGAGAGATGTACCAACAAAGGGTTTAATCAGCATCAAGTTGATGACTGCATCGAAGAGTACGAAGAGTTGAATGTCTGGCAAGTAAATCAAGCGAGAACACAAATAACTTTCCTATAA